Within the candidate division KSB1 bacterium genome, the region GACGCCATGGGTTTGTTCAACGTCGGAAGAGATTTGGGGCAGCTGCTTGTTGCGTCCGGAGAAAAAGAAAAAGGTGTGCAAATACTGCGTCAGGCGTATGAAATAGGCCGAAACGCCGGCCTTGCGGGAACGGAAGAGATTAAAAACATTCTAAATGCAATCGGTGAAAGGGGTTCATCATTAGCTCAATACAAAAAACTCTAAACGGTCACTAGTAGCAAATTATAAATCCACTATAAGCCGAAAAATGCAATCAATAATCCGTCAACGTATAGGCAATCGTCGTCGTATAGGTACCGCTGTTGACCGTTGCCGAAACATTGCGGAACTCAAATTGAATGGGAATATTTCTTCGATTCTTACTGCCGGTAAAAAAAAGCTGATTGGTTTGGCTTAACTGTTGAAATTCCGTTCCGCCGCTGATGGTTCCTCCGCCATTCCCGTTTCCTGTCCGACGCACCCACAATTCAATCGGTTGCGGCAGATTGTTATCATCCAGCCGGATTTCCACCTGCCACCAGTCCTTTGCTTTTATATCAATATCAAATTGATTCGGATTGCTGGTAAAAGTATTTTGCATGTCGGCACCGGCTTCTGTAACGATGGTAGAAGGTATGCTAAGCGTCCAACTGCCGGTTACTTGGATTATGGTTTGTTGAGCAAGCAAGGATGGAGCTGAAAAAAGGAAAATGCAAATCAGTCCACTAGAAAACCTGCGGTTTAAGATCGGCAAGAAAAGAGTTTTCGGCTTTATTTTCATTTGAAATAATTGGTTCGCTTTTGATTCATTGATCTTAAAAGCTTAACAGCCCATAGCAATAGCATCTACTTTAGGTAAAGCAGCTCTTTATTATAATTATTCCGTAATAGTAAGCGATTCTTTAAACATGACCAATTCTTGGGGTTTGGGAATAATATTTACACTCAATTCTATGTTTTGATCCGGTGACACATGGACATTAAACGTATCTTTTTCAATAATCATCGACTCCGGTAGACCGTTTCGATAAACTTTTACAAGCCATTCTCCGGGTCGTATATGAGTAAAAATAAATTCTCCCCGACTATTGGTCGTAGTTCGAAGTATTTCATTATCTTTTTTAATTTCAACAATAATTCGATGCTCCGAGTTGTCATGCTTCTCGTATACCGGGGAACCGGTCATTTTAACCCGACCTCTTAAACTGGCACTTTTTACGATGCCGAATTCGATATAATGGCGGTTCCCAGGCTCGAAATCAATCTTTAATGGAAAATGGACAGTAGGAATCAAGCCTGAAGTGAGCGATCGGGGATCTAAATTCAAATAATAAGTTCCCGGCAAAACGGCTGGAAACGCAAAACTACCGTCCTGTTTTACTACGGCTGTTTGACCGTTTAATTTAAGGATAAGACCCTCTACAGAGCTTCCTCCATCGCCCTCGATTCGCCCATATAACGAAGCGGTCTTTTCACTTTTTTTCAAAGGTATTCCCCATTGATACGCATAGCCTGCCGAAATTGCAAATTCTTTACGAGAGAATTCTTCACGCAATAATGTGTAGCGGGAGCGAATTGAAAAAATATGTTTGTTATTGATAGTCTGTTGAAAAGTCAATTCGAATAAATTCCGGTCATACAAATAATCCTCCATGGAATAGTTGTTTTGATAATGGAGGTTAAAATAAGTGGTCTCTGTCGGTTTTATAAAGAAATCGCCGCCGAAAATGACTTGCCGTTGATTGGTCAACGAATACTTTAAGGATTTCTCATATAAGCCGAATAATTTCAAATTCCACTTTTCAGACTGATTCATAAAAAAGGATCCCTCTATTCGGCTTAACAGCTCGCTGTTCCAATCCCGATTCATTGACTGCAGGTTATTCTGCGTTTTCCCGCCTTCAAAGTTCAGGTCAAGGCCGGCTTTTTTAAAGCCGGTATTTATTCCGACGCGGAAATTATTTTCTTGATAATCAAATTTGGGAATCGGCATTCGGTCCTTTCGCGATCGAACCACCTGATACCCGTACATTCTTAAATTCTTGGCTGCATTCCATTGCAGGCCTGCGTAAATACTTTGACTTAGGGGCGAAATGGAATAATACAAAGAATCCTGCGCAGCATTTTGGTGATCTTTTCGGGCGTTTAAAATAAATCTTAGACCGCCTGAGATTTGATAGCTCATATAATTAGAAAGATATAAAGAATTTGTATAATAGCCGGGGAAATTTCTATCACTGTAGATAATATGAGACATCCATCGAAATCTTTTCAATGACAAAGAGAATGCAGCGCGCCAGGCATTTGAAAATGCGTTTTCATTGGTCCCGATCGCATATTCGGTATCCAATTCAAGGTTCTTTTTCCATTTAAAAGAATTCTCCATGCTCAATAGGGAATGACTCTTTTGTGTCCTTTTTTCAAGAAAATTCAAGCGGAAAGATAAATTATCCCGCAAATTGTACCTGACAAAAAGAGCCGTTTCTTCTTGAATTTTTTTGTAGAACCGAGGCTGAAGATAAAAACCGCCGAAGGACAACCGATTGAGGTGATAATTGACCTCGAAGCCTCTGCCGTAGCGGGAAAATTCAGTGAGATAACTGGATTCGAAAAAGTAATCACCTAATTTGATGACACCGTTCGGATGCTGATAGTTCACCGAATACTCATCTCTTTGCCCTAAGGGTGACAGATTAAAACGATCCGGACCTCTCATTTTAAGCTGAAGATGATGATTCCCCTTTTCATCTAAAGCACCTTTAATTTCAACGCCTCCTTGGAAGCCGTCCGCTCCTTGAATGCTGTTGCGAAAATTTAAATAGTTCAAAAAAATAGTGGTCGGAAGGCGAAAATAGGAATCGGCTTGCGGGCCGCTGATCGGAATAATTTCAAAACGAAAAACTGCCTCTTCATAAGCCTTTCCGTCTTCGCTCCTGGCTGTCAGGATAATGGTCTCATATTGATGATGCCTGAGATTCCTATCGGTCGGCAAACGAATTTCAATATTTCTGCCCGAATTCGGTGAAAGGAAAAAGCTGCTTTCTCCGGCAATATAACCTTTTGTAGTCTCAAGCAAGATTTTTAATTCCTGATTACCTTCATTATATAATGCAGCCGTTCCTAAAAATTCTTCACCGGCCAGCACAAAACTCTTGGCCTGCATGATTTTGATTGACAGACGATTTTGCGGAAGCACAACGACATTGAAATCGTAACGATCGTTGATTTCAGGAAATTGTCGGCTGTAGATATGATAGTGAATTTGATAATTACCGGCCGCCGTCCCTATAGGCACCGCAAAGCTTAATAGTTTGACATTGCGATCATTCGGCCTCAAATAGAGAATGGATTGGTGGGAGACCAGCTCCCAATTATCCGGCAGTTGTATGCGTTCCTCAAACTCTTCATACGGTGTATGGTTCGAGATTTCCATTAAAACGTCGCCGATATTAGCCGGTGAAACGGCGGTGAGCTCGTCCTTCATAGGCCGAACGACCACGCTCATTTCGCCTGCAAAAAGAGTAAGAGAAAAAAATAAATTTAAAAGCCGAACTCCTTTCATGTCTATTTCAAAATAAGCGACAAATTCATACCAAAGATTTTATCGCCGCAATCGGCTGTCAAAAGAGATTGATATTCGCCGGCCGGCAAGTCTTTTAACTCGATGTCAAATCTCCAGGAAGTGCCGGGGAATAGACGTTTTCGGTTTTTGGCAGCGAGATCCAGAGACTGACCATCCGGTTTGAATATTTTTAACATGACGTTAGGGGTCACTTGTCGATTGCCGACATTTTCCACATCCAAAGACAATTGTTTTCTGCTCTCTGCGGAAACGATTTTCACATTATTAAATTTTAATAAAGCATCTCCTTTTTCAGTTAAATCGGTTATAATCTGAACGCCGTAGCGAATCACACTTTTTATTGAAACCATGCCTTCTTTCGCAACCGATTCACCCGCTTTAGGGGCCTCGACCATTACCATGCTCCAATAGGTCCCCGCAAGACTATCCGCCCATGGTATTTTGATCTTTAGCGAGATAATGGTCTTCTCTTTCGGCGGCAGAATCAAATTTTGCGGATAGTATTCAATCCATTGCGCATTGGACCGCGGGGTTGAGCCGGGATCAGGATAAAACACCTTTCCGTCCGCATCGAACTGATAATCCGTTTGATAGATTCTCACTTCCTGACTTTCTGTGCCCGGATTCTCAAGCTCGATAAATCCCTGAAGCGAATCGCCGCGAGAACAAGTAAACTCGTGGACCAGCCCGTTGCGGATGATTATCCCTGCTTCAGCACTTTGAAAAATCAGCCAACCCGCCAAAAGTATCGTCAGACGTCTCATCGTTTTAATAGATTAGTTTGATGATAAAGAAAAAAGGTGACCGTCTAAAAGCTTCGATCACCTTTTTTCATTTCGCAGGTTAATTGTCAGTTATCGTTGGTGATGGTATAGATGACGATAACGTTGGTATTATCTATGGTGACCGACCCCATATTTTCAACGGCCAGTCGATAAGTCAACTGGTGACCATTGTTCGTGCCGGTTCCCGTATAGCAGCTGCCGATTCCTGTAACAATCGCTACAGCGCTGCTTTCAATTTTTTTCTCACCGGCCGAAGTTCCCAAAACACCGGCACCTTGACCTGTGTAATTGGCCGCGGTTACGTATAAGCCCAAGCCGGAAAGATTCGAGTTGGATTGAACGGTAACCGTTCTGGTTTTGTTGAGCTCTACCGTGGAAGTGTAATTCAGCCACGCATTACTGTTTGTTCCGCCGACAGGAGCCTCACCTGCCTCGTTGCCCGGCACAGATATCGAGAGAGAAACATTGGCGCCCTCTACGTCGACAAGTGCGATCTCGGGGATGCTGATGGTAACCGTATGCTGGTAGCTGTCCGTATCAGCGTAGGCAGCGGCAATGAATAATGCCAAGAAAACCGCAGTCAAAGTTAATCTCTTCATAGTACCTCCAAAGTTGGTTAACTTTATATTTGATTGTGAACTATCGGCAATATTTATAAATCAATCCGACTTGATTTTTAGATTCTTCATTTAAAATTTTCGTCCTTCCATCCTTCAATCTTTATT harbors:
- a CDS encoding tetratricopeptide repeat protein, which codes for TARGDYETALKYLSESLSILREIGDKGGMIPTLHNMAHIFLQQNDLQQAVEHFAEAYRLALETKDAMGLFNVGRDLGQLLVASGEKEKGVQILRQAYEIGRNAGLAGTEEIKNILNAIGERGSSLAQYKKL
- a CDS encoding carboxypeptidase-like regulatory domain-containing protein; the encoded protein is MKGVRLLNLFFSLTLFAGEMSVVVRPMKDELTAVSPANIGDVLMEISNHTPYEEFEERIQLPDNWELVSHQSILYLRPNDRNVKLLSFAVPIGTAAGNYQIHYHIYSRQFPEINDRYDFNVVVLPQNRLSIKIMQAKSFVLAGEEFLGTAALYNEGNQELKILLETTKGYIAGESSFFLSPNSGRNIEIRLPTDRNLRHHQYETIILTARSEDGKAYEEAVFRFEIIPISGPQADSYFRLPTTIFLNYLNFRNSIQGADGFQGGVEIKGALDEKGNHHLQLKMRGPDRFNLSPLGQRDEYSVNYQHPNGVIKLGDYFFESSYLTEFSRYGRGFEVNYHLNRLSFGGFYLQPRFYKKIQEETALFVRYNLRDNLSFRLNFLEKRTQKSHSLLSMENSFKWKKNLELDTEYAIGTNENAFSNAWRAAFSLSLKRFRWMSHIIYSDRNFPGYYTNSLYLSNYMSYQISGGLRFILNARKDHQNAAQDSLYYSISPLSQSIYAGLQWNAAKNLRMYGYQVVRSRKDRMPIPKFDYQENNFRVGINTGFKKAGLDLNFEGGKTQNNLQSMNRDWNSELLSRIEGSFFMNQSEKWNLKLFGLYEKSLKYSLTNQRQVIFGGDFFIKPTETTYFNLHYQNNYSMEDYLYDRNLFELTFQQTINNKHIFSIRSRYTLLREEFSRKEFAISAGYAYQWGIPLKKSEKTASLYGRIEGDGGSSVEGLILKLNGQTAVVKQDGSFAFPAVLPGTYYLNLDPRSLTSGLIPTVHFPLKIDFEPGNRHYIEFGIVKSASLRGRVKMTGSPVYEKHDNSEHRIIVEIKKDNEILRTTTNSRGEFIFTHIRPGEWLVKVYRNGLPESMIIEKDTFNVHVSPDQNIELSVNIIPKPQELVMFKESLTITE